In the genome of Stomoxys calcitrans chromosome 4, idStoCalc2.1, whole genome shotgun sequence, the window tttatatttaatttgattttattattaGTTTTATTAGTATTAACTTTTAGaagaataaatttatttatattttatttattttttgaaagaagattAATTCctacattatttttaattttaggttgAGGATATCAACCTGAACGTTTACAAGCAGGTGTATATTTACTATTTTACACTTTATTAGTTTCTTTACCAAtattaattggaattttttatttgtacaaaatagcaaatacaataaatttttatttattaaataatttcatatttaattatgaaattttatatttttctttagttatagcatttttagtaaaaataccaatatttttagTACATTTATGATTACCAAAAGCTCATGTTGAAGCTCCAGTATCTGGTTCAATAATTTTAGCAggaattatattaaaattaggAGGTTATGGTTTATTACGTGTATTtccttttttacaaatattaggtttaaaatttaattatatttgaatTAGAATTAGATTAGTAGGAGGAGTATTAGTAAGTTTAACTTGTTTATGTCAGACTGATTTAAAGGCTTTGATTGCTTATTCATCAGTTGCTCATATAGGAATTGTTTTAGCAGGATTAATAACTTTAACATATATAGGAATTTGTGGTTCTTATACTTTAATGATTGCTCATGGGTTATGTTCTTCTGGATTATTTTGTTTAGCTAATATTACATACGAACGAATAGGAAGTCGAAGTTTATTAATCAATAAgggtttattaaattttatgccTTCAATAAGATTATGATGATTTTTATTAAGTTCAGCaaatatagctgctcctcctaCATTAAATTTAT includes:
- the LOC131996921 gene encoding LOW QUALITY PROTEIN: NADH-ubiquinone oxidoreductase chain 4-like (The sequence of the model RefSeq protein was modified relative to this genomic sequence to represent the inferred CDS: substituted 5 bases at 5 genomic stop codons) translates to IVALIIIARESVFKYNNYTNLFIFNLILLLVLLVLTFRRINLFIFYLFFERRLIPTLFLILGXGYQPERLQAGVYLLFYTLLVSLPILIGIFYLYKIANTINFYLLNNFIFNYEILYFSLVIAFLVKIPIFLVHLXLPKAHVEAPVSGSIILAGIILKLGGYGLLRVFPFLQILGLKFNYIXIRIRLVGGVLVSLTCLCQTDLKALIAYSSVAHIGIVLAGLITLTYIGICGSYTLMIAHGLCSSGLFCLANITYERIGSRSLLINKGLLNFMPSIRLXXFLLSSANIAAPPTLNLLGEISLINRIVR